DNA from Arthrobacter sp. FW305-BF8:
AGCTGCGGGTGAAATAGGGGGTGCCGTGGGTGAATTGCCAGTCGATGGAAAATGTCTTGCCTTTGAGCTCCTCGAGCAGGCCGTCGGGGATGGTCCCGTTCATCCGGTAGTGGTGCAGGACAGGGCCATGTTCAAGGGTTTCGATCTCGACGATGGTGTGTTCGGGCGGGTTGATAAGGCCGTTTTCGGGGGTGAAGAAGGGACCGTAGAAGCCGCCGATGGCGTTGTTGCCCGAGGGGAGCAGGTCGATGCCTTCTTTGAGTGTTGCGAAGTGACGCAGCCCCCATTTTGAGGAGCCGGTGCCCTGAGCGGTGCCCACGCACATTTCGAGGTCGAAGTACCCTGTGTCCAGGCGGACGAAGGCGTCAGTTTCGAGGGGTTCGCGTTCGCTAATCCCGTCAACGCGCCGGGCGATCGGTGCGCCGAGAGTGAGCTCCAGGTTTCCCTCGAAGGTCACGACGGTGATGAAGGTGGTTTTACCTGGTTCGGGTTGGGCGTTCAGGCGTTGGCAGATAAGCGTCTCTCCGGCGCTGGTGGTTGCGGTCCAGAGGTTTTCCGTGAATTCTCCCTCGACGGTGAAGGTTACGGGTTCGTTGATCCGGCGGCCGGGAAGGCTGTCCGTGATGGCGATGGTGGGCAATGCCACGGGTTTGTCCTCTCAAGTAAATGGGCGTGGGGCTGCAATTCGGCCACTTCTGGGTAGTGGCCGGGTTGCGTTGCGCGGCAGGCAGCACGTGGCTGCCGGTTATGTCGGACGGGCTCTTATGCCGGTGCCTGGGCCGCGATGGCCCTCGACCATGGCAGGCGAAGTGTGCGTTGTTTCAGGCTGTCGATGGCCACTGCGAGGATGATGACGAGTCCCTTGATCAGCAGTTGGGTGAAGAACTGGACATTCATCAGGATCAGTCCGGTGCTGAGGACACCGAGAATGATGGAGCCGATCAGGGTGCCGTAGATCCGTCCGCGTCCGCCGACAAGACTCGTGCCGCCCAGGACAACTGCGGCGATCGCGTCGAGTTCGTAGCCGGTGCCGGCTGTTGGCTGGGCGGAGACGACTCGGGCGGAGAAGATGACACCGGCGAGCCCTGCGCAGACGCCGGCGATGATGTAAACGGAAGTGATGACGCGCTTGACGTTGATGCCTGCCAACCGTGCGGCTTCGGCGTTGCCTCCCACTGCGTAGACGTGCCGGCCATAGCGGGTGCGCTCAAGGATGAACCACGCCGCTACGTAGACGATGATCATGATCACCACGGGCACCGGGATGCCCGCCAAGTACCCGTTGCCGATGTCTCGGAAACTGAGCGTGTTGGAGACAATGGGTTGCCCGTCGGTCATGGTGTAGGCCAGGCCGCGAAGGAAGGTCATGGTGCCAAGGGTGACGATGAAGGCGGCCAGTGCCAGGTAGGCGCTGAGCATACCGTTGATCCAACCCGCGACAGCGCCGGTAGCAACTCCCACCAGGATCGCGACGGGCGCGGGGAGTCCGGCAATGCCTGTCATGACCGATGCGACACCGGAGACGGCCAGAATGGAACCGACCGAAAGGTCGATTCCGGCAGCGAGAATGACGAATGTCATTCCGGCCGCCAGGATCGCGTTGATCGAGATCGACCGCGCAATGTTGAGGAGGTTGTTGACGCTCGCGAAATTCGGGGCGATGACGACCATTAGCGCAACGAGCGCGATCAGGACCACGAGTATGCCGACGCGGTCCCACCAATAGGCAAAGTCAAAGCTGCGGGCGGTGGCAGGTGCGTCCTCTGGCCGGACGTCGGCGCCCTGCGGGTTGTTCAGAGCCTGGTTAGTCATGGAATTCTCCGTTTGTTTGTGCTGCTGTTCCGGTCGCGTGGGACATGACGTCCTCTTCGCTGGCGGTGCGTGAGTTGAGTTCCTGGACGATCCGTCCGGAGCGCATCACGAGGAGCCGGTCGCTGATACCGATCGCTTCGGGCAGGTCCGAGGAGATGACCAGGATGGCCTTACCGGCCTTGGCGAGGTCATTGATGACCTCATAGATTTCGCTTTTCGCGCCGATGTCCACGCCCCTCGTGGGTTCATCCAGGATCAACACGTCGGATTCGCGCATCAGCCACCGGGCCAGCACGGCCTTTTGCTGGTTGCCGCCCGAAAGCGCGCTGACCGGCAGGCGCAGGGCGTTCTGCCGCAGGTGCAGGCGTTCCATCTGCTTTTTCACGGCGCTCCGGATCCTGGCCCGCTGGAGCACGCCGGCGGTCACGTGGCCGCCCAGGGAACTGACAGCGATGTTGTCCTCGACAGTGTGGGAGACGAACAAAGCCTGGTCTTTGCGGTCCTCGGGGACCATGGCGATTCCGTGTGCGATCGCCTGGGCCGGGCTGGAGGCCAGTGCCGCTTTGCCTCGAACGGTGACGGTGCCGGCACGGGGCCGGTCGGCGCCAAAGATCATCCGGGCCGTTTCCGTGCGGCCGGCCCCGATCAGCCCGGACAGGGCGACGACCTCGCCCGACCGTACTTGGAAGCTGACCGGCCCGATGCCGGCTCCGTCGGTGAGTTCCTTGACTTCGAGCAGGACCTCTCCTGGGCTGTGCCGGTCGTGATGGTAGAGGTCCTCGAGGTTGCGGCCCACCATCATCCGTACGACGTCCGGAGGGCTGATCTCGGTCTTTCCCCGGGTCCCTACGTATGTTCCGTCACGGAAGACGGTCACACGGTCCGCAAGCTCCCAGACCTCTTCCATGCGGTGGGAGATGTATACGAGCCCGACGCCTGCGTCGCGCAGTTCGTTGATGATCTGGAAGAGGTGGAGGGTTTCGCTGCGTGAGAGGGCCGCTGTTGGTTCATCCAGGACCAGGATCCTGGCGTTCTCGCTGACGGCCCGGGCAATCTCAACCATCTGTTGCATGCCGACACTGAGCTGGCCCAGTTCCGTGCGGGGATCGATCCGTGCCCCGACCCGGGCGAGTTTCTCACGGGCCTGGGTGATCATGGCGCGGCGGTCCAAGGCCCCGAACTTGGTCGAAGGCTCTCGTCCGAGGGCCAGGTTCTCGGCCACTGTCATCGCCGGCACCGTGTTCAGCTCCTGATGGATGATGGCGATGCCGTGGGCGACGGCCTCATGCGGGGAGCGGATGTCGATTTCGGTGCCGTTCATCAGGATCCGTCCGGAATCGCGGGTCACGTTTCCCGCCAGGATCTTCATCAGCGTGGATTTTCCGGCTCCGTTCTCGCCCATCAAAGCATGTACTTCACCGGCACGCAGTTCGAAGTGGACGTTATTGAGGGCGAGCGTGGCGCCGAAGCGCTTTGTGATGCCTTCCAGCTGCAGCAGCGGCTGGCGGGAAGTTGTTGTAGTCATGGCGGCCTATTCTCAGTCCGGTTGTGTGGGGCCGCTGCGGGAGCCGAGCGGCCCCACACGGCAGCGGGAGCCTTACCAGCCCTTGTACTGGCTGACGTTCTCGCGGGTCACGAGCTCGCTGGGGATCAGGACGGTGCTCTCCGCCGGGGGCTTGTTGTCGATGATGTTCTGCGCGATTTCGACGGCCTTGCGGACCATTTCGGCAGGATTCTGGGTTGCGGTGCCAATGAACGGTGAGCCGGGCTGCTTCAGTTCCGCCACCGCTTCTGGGCTGCCGTCCACACCGGTGACTTTCACGGTCCCCGCCTTGTGTGCCTGCTGGACCGCCAGAACCGCACCGAGGGCGGACGGGTCGTTCATGCCGAAGATCCCCTGAACGTCAGGGGTAGCCGTGAGCATATCCGTGGTCACGGCGAGGCCGGAAGCCCGGTCGTTCTTGGACGCCTGCTGCCCGACAACCTTGATGTTAGGGAACTTCTTCACGACGTTCTTGCAGCCGGTGATGCGGTCACGGATCGTCTGAAGCGGGGTTCCGTCCACCAGGAGGACACTGCCCTTTCCTCCCATCTGCTCAAACAGGTACTGGCAAGATTTTTCACCGGCCTGGACGGCGTTGGTCATCACCACGGCGTCCGCGCTCTTGGCCGGGGTGTCCACGGCGATGACAATGATGCCTGCCTGCTTGGCTCGCTCAATCGCGGGCTGGATGCCGTTTTCGTCCACGGCGCTGATGACAATCAGGTTCACGCCCTGCTGGATGAACGTGTCGATCTGGGTGTTCTGATTCGCCAGGTCAAGCTGGGCGTCCTGGGTGTTGGTGGTGGCTCCGATCTTCGCGGCGGCCTCCTTCGCTCCCTTGTCCATAGCGGAAAAGAACGGGTTGGACATGTCCTGGACCATGAGGCCGATCTTTTCGATCTTTGTCGGCTTGTTGGTGCTTGCCTGGCTGTCACCGGAACTGCAGGAGGTCAGGCTGAGTGCGGCGAGTGTTGCGGCGGCAGTGAAGACTGCAGACTTCTTGACGAGCTGATTCATTTTCGGATCTCCTTTGAACCGGAACCGGCGAGCCCTTGGGGGCCGGCCAGGTCCGTGAAAAACGCGGTCGATGGAATTGGTAGTGGTGCTGCACCGGCCCGCTTCGATGCGGCGGCCGGGCTGTCGGGTCAGTTCCTTAGGCGTGCCGGACCCCTGAGGGTCGTCTCGGCCGGAACCAAACCTTGCCGGTACCCTGTCCGAGTACCAAGGCAAGGGGCTTATGTGGGGGCGGGTACGACCCCGGTGGGTAATCAGACCCAGCACAGTGGAAAACATGGCGGGCCTTCCGCGGAGCCACGTGTCGCCCAGGTCAGTTGCTCTTGGTCATGAGGAGCGGTAGCTCAGCATCCGCATGACTGACGCACGATTAAGTCCGCGTTCACCTCCCGGCGGTCCTCGGGACGGTAGTCAGGCACGGGTGACTCGCCCCGCCGTTCGGCCTCCAGCTGTCCGTCCAGGATTCGGGTCAGCGTCTGTGCGGCCATAACGCCGATCGATTCGCTGTCCTCATCCACCACTGTCAGCGGGGGATCCAGTAAGGGCGCCCAGGCAAACTCGTCAAACGCTATGAGAGCCACCTGGGTGGGGACAGCAACTCCGCGTTGTCGAAGCACGGTGAGGACGCCGTGGAGCAGCGGGTTGTTTCCAGCGATGACCGCCCTCGGCAGAGCCTGGCCGGGTGTATCCAGATAGGCGGACAGCGTCCGGCACGCCGAGTCGGCGTCGTTCTCCGTCTCCAGCACCTGCAGCACAGCCCCATGCTTGTCCGCCGCCTCGCGGAGCCCCCGCTCCCGCTCGGCCCGCGTGGACCAGCGGCCCGGATAGGCCAGGAAGAGCCAATCCGTATACCCGTGCTGGGCCAAATGGGCCCCCGCCTTCATGCTCGCCGCAAAATTGTCTGTGAGGATACTGGGGACTTGTGCCGCGTCCTTCGGCGGCGCCGAGTCCACGAAAACCACGGGGATGTCCCAGCTTTCCAGGAGCCTTACGTTCTCCAGGCTCAGCGTCAGGGTAGTGATAATGCCGGCCGTCCGTGACTGGATCAGATCCTGAACAATGGCATCTTCCACCTCGGGCGTGTACACACCTTCTGCCGCGATGTCGGCCACAACCGCATTTCGGTTGGATCCGCGCAGAACACGCTGAATGCCCTTCATCAAGTCCAGATAGTAGTAGTTCGACGTGCTCGCGGTGATGACCGCGATCGAACTGCGCGATTTCTTGCGGAGCTCCTGCGCAGCACGATTCGGGACGTAACCCAGCTCCCGGGCAGCCTTCAGCACCACCTTCCGGCTCGCATCGGAGACATCCGCGCCGTTACTCAGGGCGCGCGAAACCGTATAGGAAGAAAGGCCTGTGGCTTCGCTCAAGTCCCGCAGCGTTGGCTTCTTCGCCATCTCGCAACTGCTTTCTAATCGTTTAGGGAAAGGCTTCGCGAAGTTCCCATCGCGTTACCTAAAGGATTAGGTAAACCATAGATGTGATAACCCGCACACGTCAAGAGCCAATCGCAGCAAACGTTTTGGCCCGTAAAGAGAGGCCGCTAGGGCTCTCCACGTCGAATCGCCCGTTACGCGCTGCCTCTGGGCAGGGGAGAGGCCCCCGACGTCCTTGGAGCCCGGCGGGCAGCGAGTGAAATAATGGTGCGCGCTGTCAGCTGGCTGCCGGGATCGGGGCCAGGTAGGAGTCAGCCCTCCGATGCAGCTTTTGACTCCACCTTCCTGGACATCCCACCGTGAACCGGGATGTCCGCTGAGCGGTTCGACTTCTGGAGTCTGGGAGAAAACGCCGGGGAATGAAGGCAGGAACAGCTCCTTTTGCAGGCGCAGAACCGGCCATTTAGACGGCCAATAGTTGTGTTCCGTCAGGCTGGCGGTTCAGCTTTCGGCCGGCAGGCTAGTGGTTCCGGCCAGACGGGCCTGACGCAGGTACTGGTACACGGGTTCCCTGCTGATGCCGTAATCGATGGCGAGAACTGATTTAGGAATCCCACTGGCCGCCCGCTGAACCAGCTCTGCCGCACGCTCCGCAGTAAGCGTTTTTTCCGCCCTTGATAAGCGCCGCGCTGCTTGGCCAACGCGATACCTTCCCGTTGCCGCTCCTTGATCAGAGCCCGTTCGAATTCGGCGAAGGCGCCCATGACGGGCAGCATGAGGTTGGCCATGGGGGAGTCCTCCCCGGTGAAAACCAGGCTCTCCTTGACGAACTCCACCCGCACCCCTTTGCGCGTTAGGCGTTGGACCAGGGCGCGAAGGTCATCCAGGTTCCTGGCCAGCCGGTCCATACTGTGCACCACGACTGTATCCCCGTCGCGGCGAAGCCCAGCAGTTCGGCCAGTTGTGGCCTGGCCGTGTCCCTGCCGGACGCCTTGTCCGTGAATACCCGGTCCAGGCTCAAGCCGTCGAGCTGACGTTTCTCGTTCTGGTCCAGTGTGCTGACCCGTACGTACCCGATTCGTTGAGCAGCCACCGTTGCCTCCAAAAACCTCGTACATGTGGGATTGAGTTCTAGGACCTTCCCAGACGAAGGCCAAGAGGTGCGGGTTTTGCATCAGGTTGGGGTGTGCTTCAAGTCGGCAGGCCAAAAATGCTTTGGGGTGGCATTGCTTTTCTTCGCGTGACCGCGGCGGCGCGGCCATCTCAAGGGAAGGCTAATCTGCCGGGTGATGCCGTCGAGGGCTTGTAGCTGGCTTGCATGGACGTGACTCTGGTCGCACAACTTCAAACTGATTCGTGCACAAATTGTTTGCCTAAGAACTGTTTGGTACATTGTTTCAGTTCCGCCCGGAGTGGCGCCCCCAATCCACCCCGGGCGGAGCGTACGTGCGGCGGGCGGCGGCTTACATCGCCACCATCAATTCCGCGTTCCCCCAAGTGACAAGTCGCGAACGACAGTCCTTGTGGAGTGGCTGACACCTCCGGTCTAACCGATCGGTGGGAGGAAGGGCATGCCGTTGGCAGAACGAGAAGAATTCCCTGGGCTTCCTGCGAGTTCTCAGGGTAAGACTGAAGCCGCCCTCGATGCCGGTGAAACCTTTCATGGGTGCGATGCGTGGATTGCAGGACCGGACACTGTTCCAGCCGGAAGTCGCATCCGCCTCCAAAGCTACGGGCGACCCGCGCTTGACGGCGTCCTAGACGAATGGATGCCCGACGGGTCCGCTTTTTGGATCTGGTTGGATGCTGGAGCGGGGCGGCGTCTTATCCATGAGGGCGACGGCGTCCAGGTGGTTACGGAGTCCCTGCCTCACATTTAGGGTCCTTGATAGCCGCGATCCAGCTAGCTGATGCTACCCATCGCGCCCCAAGGTCTCGCGGTCAGCGGTCGGGCCTCACTGCGCGTGATGCAGTAGGCCGGCCTCCCAGCCGGGGTGGCTCAACGTGATTCCGTCCTCCAGCGCAGGGGACCACCGCGGGGCCGCTGATCAAGGACTCCCGGCTGCGGAAGATCCTTCACCGGTTCCACCGAGGTTGGCCGGCGCTTGCTGTCCGACGCCTCCGAGACGGTCCTGCGGACCTCCATGGAACTGGGTGGCAACGCCACATTCGTGGTCTTCGAGGACGCCGACGTCGATGCCGCCGTTTCGCCGGCGCCATGCTCCATGTGCTTCAAGTGAGGCCTGATGGATCCTCATGCAAGCGTGATATAAGAAGGATGGGTGAGCTGTGTATCGTTCCGAAGCGGCAAGATTGCATGCGCTGCTAGCGGTGCTTGGCAAATTGGTCTCGTTGGAAGATTGCGTAGAGCCACCACAGTGAGGGAATCACCAAAATCCCGGCGACCACGACTGCGATTGAGTTGGCTACCAGGACGTTTTCGGTGGCTGCGGCCTCGGCCAGCGCCAGGCCTGGAAGGACATAGGGATACTGTCCGATGCCCCAGCTCCACAGGAGCGCTGTAACGGCAAGGGCAGCGGAGACTCGGACGGTGAGGAAGCGGCGCCGCCACATCAGGGCCAGCGAGGCCGCCCCAGCTGCAATTGACAATGCGGCCGGGGGCGCGGCGGGCATGGACAGAAGCTGACGGAACAGCCCGGGCGCGTCCATCGCGAGCACCAGCAGCTCGACGCCGGCCACCAGGCCTGTGGCCACCCCGGAGCCCAGAGCCTTGCGTCGGAATGCTTCGGCCAAGGCCGGATCACCCTCCCTGCGCGCATCGTGGGTCAGGTACACGGCGGCAAGGTAGGCCGTTGTGGTCACGGCGAGCAGTCCACTGGTCAGCGACGTTGGATTGACCCAGCTTGTGATCGGGTCACCTGCCGCTATCCCTGGCGGGACGCGCCCGGAGGCAAGAGAGCCTCCCACGGTCCCGAGGAAGAAGGGCGTAAGTACGGACGACAGGGCGAATGCCCCTCCGAACAGCCGTTGCTGCCACAGCTGCTGGCTCACCTTTCTGAACGCGAAGGCGGAGCCTCTCGCGATAATGCCCACCGCAACGAGGGTCAGTGGGATGTAGAGGGTCGAGGAAACCGCTGCGAATGCCGGGGGGACCACAGTCCAGGTAAGAATGATGACGAAGATCAGCCAGACGTGGTTGGCTTCCCAGATGGGTCCGATCGAGTGCTCAATCAGGTTCCGCTGCGATCTTCCCTTCTCGGCCCGGCCGGCGATGAGATCCCAGAAGCCCCCGCCAAAGTCAGCGCCTCCGAACAATGCATACGCCGTGAGACAGACCCACATTGCTGCCATCAGCAGCTCGGCAAGCGGCACCGCAGACCTCCTAAATGATTTTGTACCCGGTTACGTCCGACTCCTGAGGGGCCAGGGGGACGGGCTTGTCTTTGGCCAGCCGCCGCAGCACATAGACGGTGGCAACGGTGAGGAAGAGGTAGACGACCGACACGAGAATGAACCCGTAGAACAGGCCTGGTGCGGGGTTGACGGCGTCCGACGTTCTTAGGACTCCGAAGACGATCCAGGGCTGCCGGCCGACTTCAGTGACCACCCAGCCTGCTTCCAGACAGACCACCGCGATCAGTCCCGAGACCGAGGCGGCCCGCAGGAACCATTTGGTTCGCGGCAACTCCCTTCGGCGTTTCCAGGCGACCGCCATCCAGAGCGACAGCGCCAGCAGGGCAAAGCCTCCTCCGACCATCGCCTGGAAGGCGAGATGCACGACGTTTACCGGGGGCCGTGCGTCTTCCGGGACTTCATTCAATCCCATGACCTCCGCGTTGGGGTCGAAGTGCGCCAGGAGGGACAGGCCGCCGGGAATTTCGATGGCGTACTGCATGTCCCCATCAATGGCGACGCCGCCGATGTGCAGCGGGGCTGAGCGTTGGGTTTCGAAGATTCCCTCCATGGCGGCGAGTTTCACTGGCTGGTAGTCCGCGACGAAGTGGGCTGCCCAGTCGCCTACCCCAATCTGGATGGGCGTGATGGCGGCAGCGATGGTGAAGGGCAGCACGAAACCGAGCCGGTGGTATCTGTCGCGCCGCCCGCGCAGCATGGCGAAAGCGTAGACCGAGGCCATTCCAAAACCGGCCACCATGAATGCGGCGAGGATCATGTGGACGGTCTGAGGCGGGGTGGCAGGGCTGAACATAGCCGCCACCGGGTCCACCGAGATGATTCGGCCGTTCTCCTCATCGAATCCCGTCGGCTGCTGCATCCAGGCGTTCGCGGTGACCACAAAGAAGGCGCTGGCAACCCCGGCCAAAATCACGGGAATGCCTGTCAGCATGTGAACCCGCGCAGGCAGCCGGTCCCAGGCATAGAGGTAGATGCCAAGGAAGATGGCTTCGATGAAGAAGGCAATGCCCTCCAACGTGAAAGGCAGGCCGATCACCTCGCCATACACTCCCATCAGGCCCGGCCACAGCAAGCCCATCTCGAACGAGAGAATGGTCCCCGACACAGCCCCGACAGCGAACAAGACGCCCATCACCCGCGCCCAGCGCCGGGCCAGCAACCGGTAATTCAGGTCGCCCGTCTTATGGCCGCGCCACTCCGCCAACAATGTGATGGCCGGCATGCCGACGCCGAAACACGCCACAATAATGTGCCAGCCCAGCGAAAGGGCCATCTGCAGACGGGCAGCCATAAGATCGACCGGCTGGACCTGGAAAACAGCATCGACGAGCACGAGCCACTCCTTACCGCCACGCAGAGGTCAGGAAAAAACGATAACGCCAGTAGCCCCGTACCCCCTACAGAACGGAATCATGCAGGACAATGGCGCCTTCTCAGTTCTCCGCGCGCCGAAGGCTCGGACGAGCCCGGCTCAGAGGAAGCACTGACCGCTCCTTCAAGCCACGATCT
Protein-coding regions in this window:
- a CDS encoding ABC transporter permease subunit, which translates into the protein MTNQALNNPQGADVRPEDAPATARSFDFAYWWDRVGILVVLIALVALMVVIAPNFASVNNLLNIARSISINAILAAGMTFVILAAGIDLSVGSILAVSGVASVMTGIAGLPAPVAILVGVATGAVAGWINGMLSAYLALAAFIVTLGTMTFLRGLAYTMTDGQPIVSNTLSFRDIGNGYLAGIPVPVVIMIIVYVAAWFILERTRYGRHVYAVGGNAEAARLAGINVKRVITSVYIIAGVCAGLAGVIFSARVVSAQPTAGTGYELDAIAAVVLGGTSLVGGRGRIYGTLIGSIILGVLSTGLILMNVQFFTQLLIKGLVIILAVAIDSLKQRTLRLPWSRAIAAQAPA
- a CDS encoding sugar ABC transporter ATP-binding protein, whose amino-acid sequence is MTTTTSRQPLLQLEGITKRFGATLALNNVHFELRAGEVHALMGENGAGKSTLMKILAGNVTRDSGRILMNGTEIDIRSPHEAVAHGIAIIHQELNTVPAMTVAENLALGREPSTKFGALDRRAMITQAREKLARVGARIDPRTELGQLSVGMQQMVEIARAVSENARILVLDEPTAALSRSETLHLFQIINELRDAGVGLVYISHRMEEVWELADRVTVFRDGTYVGTRGKTEISPPDVVRMMVGRNLEDLYHHDRHSPGEVLLEVKELTDGAGIGPVSFQVRSGEVVALSGLIGAGRTETARMIFGADRPRAGTVTVRGKAALASSPAQAIAHGIAMVPEDRKDQALFVSHTVEDNIAVSSLGGHVTAGVLQRARIRSAVKKQMERLHLRQNALRLPVSALSGGNQQKAVLARWLMRESDVLILDEPTRGVDIGAKSEIYEVINDLAKAGKAILVISSDLPEAIGISDRLLVMRSGRIVQELNSRTASEEDVMSHATGTAAQTNGEFHD
- a CDS encoding ABC transporter substrate-binding protein — protein: MNQLVKKSAVFTAAATLAALSLTSCSSGDSQASTNKPTKIEKIGLMVQDMSNPFFSAMDKGAKEAAAKIGATTNTQDAQLDLANQNTQIDTFIQQGVNLIVISAVDENGIQPAIERAKQAGIIVIAVDTPAKSADAVVMTNAVQAGEKSCQYLFEQMGGKGSVLLVDGTPLQTIRDRITGCKNVVKKFPNIKVVGQQASKNDRASGLAVTTDMLTATPDVQGIFGMNDPSALGAVLAVQQAHKAGTVKVTGVDGSPEAVAELKQPGSPFIGTATQNPAEMVRKAVEIAQNIIDNKPPAESTVLIPSELVTRENVSQYKGW
- a CDS encoding LacI family DNA-binding transcriptional regulator, yielding MAKKPTLRDLSEATGLSSYTVSRALSNGADVSDASRKVVLKAARELGYVPNRAAQELRKKSRSSIAVITASTSNYYYLDLMKGIQRVLRGSNRNAVVADIAAEGVYTPEVEDAIVQDLIQSRTAGIITTLTLSLENVRLLESWDIPVVFVDSAPPKDAAQVPSILTDNFAASMKAGAHLAQHGYTDWLFLAYPGRWSTRAERERGLREAADKHGAVLQVLETENDADSACRTLSAYLDTPGQALPRAVIAGNNPLLHGVLTVLRQRGVAVPTQVALIAFDEFAWAPLLDPPLTVVDEDSESIGVMAAQTLTRILDGQLEAERRGESPVPDYRPEDRREVNADLIVRQSCGC
- a CDS encoding cytochrome d ubiquinol oxidase subunit II gives rise to the protein MPLAELLMAAMWVCLTAYALFGGADFGGGFWDLIAGRAEKGRSQRNLIEHSIGPIWEANHVWLIFVIILTWTVVPPAFAAVSSTLYIPLTLVAVGIIARGSAFAFRKVSQQLWQQRLFGGAFALSSVLTPFFLGTVGGSLASGRVPPGIAAGDPITSWVNPTSLTSGLLAVTTTAYLAAVYLTHDARREGDPALAEAFRRKALGSGVATGLVAGVELLVLAMDAPGLFRQLLSMPAAPPAALSIAAGAASLALMWRRRFLTVRVSAALAVTALLWSWGIGQYPYVLPGLALAEAAATENVLVANSIAVVVAGILVIPSLWWLYAIFQRDQFAKHR
- a CDS encoding cytochrome ubiquinol oxidase subunit I, with amino-acid sequence MLVDAVFQVQPVDLMAARLQMALSLGWHIIVACFGVGMPAITLLAEWRGHKTGDLNYRLLARRWARVMGVLFAVGAVSGTILSFEMGLLWPGLMGVYGEVIGLPFTLEGIAFFIEAIFLGIYLYAWDRLPARVHMLTGIPVILAGVASAFFVVTANAWMQQPTGFDEENGRIISVDPVAAMFSPATPPQTVHMILAAFMVAGFGMASVYAFAMLRGRRDRYHRLGFVLPFTIAAAITPIQIGVGDWAAHFVADYQPVKLAAMEGIFETQRSAPLHIGGVAIDGDMQYAIEIPGGLSLLAHFDPNAEVMGLNEVPEDARPPVNVVHLAFQAMVGGGFALLALSLWMAVAWKRRRELPRTKWFLRAASVSGLIAVVCLEAGWVVTEVGRQPWIVFGVLRTSDAVNPAPGLFYGFILVSVVYLFLTVATVYVLRRLAKDKPVPLAPQESDVTGYKII